A single region of the Halorussus gelatinilyticus genome encodes:
- a CDS encoding M24 family metallopeptidase gives MPTRVPDSEFRARLAAVRERIADEGADAGVWFGATSIEYLTGFGHIQTERPVVLAVTDDRVAVTVPRLEVERVETNPRIDAVHHYFDYPGGDPIETAAGMLAELDVESVAADADGAPGVMGYEGPNLSKFVDVETQSWVDRMRWAKSDAEVELVRESARWGNLAHRYLADYTEVGEHPATVSQRASLEASRAMLDTLGDEYVPRTRGDGPAMAGFITGEQTALPHGHTANRRLQEGDVLVTGASANVDGYRSELERTMFLGEPTDEQAHYFEVMLEAQTIAIDALGPGVELSYVDRQVWDYFEEQGVTDLAQHHVGHNIGLGAHEPPYIDRGWTTHCAERDGREDGDAEMEPGHIYTIEPGIYTDEYGYRHSDTIAVTEDGVDWLTYFPRDLESNTIRVE, from the coding sequence ATGCCGACGCGAGTACCCGACAGCGAGTTCCGAGCCCGACTCGCCGCCGTCCGCGAGCGAATCGCCGACGAGGGCGCGGACGCGGGGGTCTGGTTCGGCGCGACGAGTATCGAGTATCTGACAGGATTCGGCCACATCCAGACCGAGCGCCCGGTCGTCCTCGCCGTGACCGACGACCGCGTGGCCGTAACGGTTCCCCGACTCGAAGTCGAGCGCGTCGAGACCAACCCGCGCATCGACGCGGTGCATCACTACTTCGACTACCCCGGCGGCGACCCCATCGAGACCGCGGCCGGGATGCTCGCCGAGTTGGACGTCGAGTCGGTCGCGGCCGACGCCGACGGCGCGCCGGGCGTGATGGGCTACGAGGGACCAAACCTCTCGAAGTTCGTGGACGTGGAGACCCAGAGCTGGGTCGATCGGATGCGGTGGGCCAAGTCCGACGCGGAGGTCGAGTTGGTCCGCGAGTCCGCGCGGTGGGGCAACCTCGCCCACCGCTATCTGGCCGACTACACCGAGGTCGGCGAGCATCCGGCGACCGTGAGCCAGCGCGCCTCGCTGGAGGCCTCGCGCGCGATGCTCGACACGCTGGGCGACGAGTACGTTCCGCGCACGCGCGGCGACGGCCCGGCGATGGCGGGGTTCATCACCGGCGAGCAGACCGCCCTGCCCCACGGCCACACCGCCAACCGGCGCTTGCAGGAGGGCGACGTGCTGGTCACCGGCGCGAGCGCGAACGTGGACGGCTACCGCTCGGAACTGGAGCGCACGATGTTTCTCGGCGAACCGACCGACGAGCAGGCCCACTACTTCGAGGTGATGCTCGAAGCCCAGACCATCGCCATCGACGCGCTCGGGCCGGGCGTCGAACTGTCCTACGTGGACCGGCAGGTCTGGGACTACTTCGAGGAACAGGGCGTGACCGACCTCGCGCAACACCACGTCGGGCACAACATCGGGCTGGGCGCGCACGAACCGCCGTACATCGACCGGGGCTGGACGACCCACTGCGCCGAACGGGACGGCCGCGAGGACGGCGACGCCGAGATGGAACCCGGCCACATCTACACCATCGAACCGGGCATCTACACCGACGAGTACGGCTATCGCCACTCCGACACCATCGCCGTCACCGAGGACGGCGTGGACTGGCTGACCTACTTCCCGCGGGACTTGGAGTCGAACACGATTCGCGTGGAGTAG
- a CDS encoding plastocyanin/azurin family copper-binding protein, protein MTDSTRRRFLRRATTAAATASLAGLAGCTGALSERSEQTPTIDYTLPEATASAEVRMGPDASNRFDPAIVRVETGGTVTWTNVSRNHSATAYAPANDYSCRIPEGAESWDTGVFVENGKSSSHTFETPGVYDYYCTPHEPLGMVGTVVVGDPDPADQPGLQPPDDGRSDRAASKLEALNHRVRSGLKD, encoded by the coding sequence ATGACCGACTCGACGCGCCGCCGGTTCCTCCGCCGGGCGACGACGGCCGCCGCGACCGCTTCGCTCGCCGGTCTCGCCGGATGCACCGGCGCTCTCTCCGAGCGGTCCGAGCAGACGCCGACGATAGACTACACGCTCCCCGAGGCGACCGCCAGCGCCGAGGTCCGGATGGGACCCGACGCCTCGAACCGCTTCGACCCCGCCATCGTCCGCGTGGAGACGGGCGGTACCGTGACGTGGACCAACGTCTCGCGGAACCACTCCGCGACGGCCTACGCGCCGGCCAACGACTACTCGTGCCGGATTCCGGAGGGTGCGGAGTCGTGGGACACCGGCGTCTTCGTGGAGAACGGCAAGTCGTCCTCCCACACCTTCGAGACGCCGGGCGTCTACGACTACTACTGCACGCCCCACGAACCGCTCGGGATGGTCGGCACCGTGGTCGTCGGCGACCCCGACCCGGCGGACCAACCCGGTCTGCAACCGCCTGACGACGGGCGCTCGGACAGGGCGGCGTCGAAACTCGAAGCGCTGAACCACCGCGTTCGCTCGGGACTGAAAGACTAA
- a CDS encoding HAD family hydrolase: protein MAVSFDLFGTLVDADLPDDPASAIAAELSARDVAVPDDWAAAYREDHVEAPEGAVVPLMAHVGAALASRGVETPGNAARRAVVAAFDPAVETREGAVEAVAAAAERGPVAVLSNCAVPQLARKALIRSALDRETFDAVVTGVACGWAKPDPRAFETCADRLGVPVADLTHVGDDPATDAGIEDCGGEAVLLGDVSLADFPAWVAGRA from the coding sequence GTGGCAGTCTCCTTCGACCTCTTCGGGACGCTCGTGGACGCCGACCTGCCCGACGACCCGGCGAGCGCTATCGCCGCGGAACTGAGCGCGCGCGACGTGGCAGTCCCCGACGACTGGGCCGCGGCCTACCGCGAGGACCACGTCGAAGCGCCCGAGGGCGCGGTGGTCCCGCTGATGGCCCACGTCGGCGCGGCGCTGGCGAGTCGGGGCGTCGAGACGCCGGGCAACGCCGCGCGCCGGGCGGTCGTCGCCGCCTTCGACCCCGCGGTCGAGACCCGCGAGGGCGCTGTCGAGGCGGTCGCGGCCGCCGCGGAACGCGGGCCGGTCGCCGTCCTCTCGAACTGCGCGGTGCCGCAACTCGCCCGGAAGGCCCTGATTCGCTCGGCCCTCGACCGCGAGACGTTCGACGCCGTCGTCACCGGCGTCGCCTGCGGGTGGGCGAAACCCGACCCGCGGGCGTTCGAGACCTGCGCAGACCGCCTCGGCGTGCCTGTCGCCGACCTCACGCACGTCGGCGACGACCCGGCGACCGACGCCGGAATCGAGGACTGCGGCGGCGAGGCGGTTCTCCTCGGCGACGTGTCGCTCGCCGATTTTCCGGCGTGGGTCGCAGGACGAGCGTAG
- a CDS encoding DUF192 domain-containing protein has protein sequence MADDETGVDLHFAGRRIRAQTADTFLQKLKGLRFADSGRMFFRFDSPTRTTVDTIFVRDVQYLYFFDGDRTLVEQAELTPNRFYRPSHSYRYLLETFEDLGVETGERLEIVDE, from the coding sequence ATGGCTGACGACGAGACCGGCGTGGACCTGCACTTCGCCGGCAGACGGATTCGGGCACAGACCGCGGACACGTTCCTCCAGAAGCTCAAGGGCCTGCGGTTCGCCGACTCGGGCCGGATGTTCTTCCGGTTCGACTCGCCGACTCGGACGACGGTCGATACCATCTTCGTTCGGGACGTGCAGTACCTGTACTTCTTCGACGGCGACCGGACGCTGGTCGAGCAGGCGGAACTGACGCCCAACCGGTTCTACCGGCCGAGCCACTCCTACCGGTACCTGCTCGAAACGTTCGAAGACCTCGGCGTCGAAACCGGCGAGCGACTCGAAATCGTAGACGAGTAG
- a CDS encoding efflux RND transporter permease subunit: MKGLFEKSARFVTDHNRIVVLVMLLLTAGVGSGVTQLQMGSTAGGGDAVGDTTVAQKQSYIQSHYAQRNDSGGRPAAVYVRDPDGNVLSKRSLLDSLRYQRAVRDNESVAAALPDRGGVVGVSNLVAKRLAGSQSASLADQISALESASESEVRATVKRTLSKGSPALDLLPKEYDPGTASATSRRMVFQFRSAGEGGDGGESGRRFAGTPATRALYEQADGVETHFTIGPHARTVSNEQFQQDLFELVLPAALVAILAVLAFSYRDLADVIVGFVGVVLSVVWMFGILGWLEIPAGVTLIIGPVLIVGLSVDYGLHVFMRYREERGEDEGIREPMTRALSSVAVAVGLVTVTTAVGFLSNVTNEFDLIKDLAVGITLGVASAFVIFVTVVPALKVSVDGLLERVGFDRRKQPLGKTRLLEPPLASGADLARKAAPVVIVLALVAGAASGLAWTELDRKAFQQGDGDVAEWKQDLPGPLAWETTAYDRDSEFVNERYRSPDESDRRTSQILVEGDVTDPRTLERLQSGRERAAESEAVFERAGEVPFVSPVTVMESVAARNDAFAETFREADTDGDGVPDRNLDAVYAALYDTAPERASRVVERTDGEFRSLRMVVPIQPDAKYETQADEMRAVAAAVESDGDALTATAVGPATVSEAESAQTADSILTTLVVALLAVFVMLMAVYRIAEGSATLGAITVVPIALVTAFVVGGMYLLDIPLTLFTSLLMSLVVGLGIDYNIHISDRFARELSRDGDAYRALREAVTGTGGALFGSTLTSTGAFSALLLAPSPQLRSFGALVVLALSLSFVVSIFVLPSLLSVWTRYVHATPEGASSPTGAPAGRQD; this comes from the coding sequence ATGAAGGGGCTGTTCGAGAAGTCGGCCCGGTTCGTCACCGACCACAACCGAATCGTCGTCCTCGTCATGCTCCTGCTGACCGCCGGGGTCGGGTCGGGCGTGACCCAACTCCAGATGGGGAGTACGGCGGGCGGCGGCGACGCCGTGGGCGACACCACCGTCGCACAGAAGCAGAGCTACATCCAGAGCCACTACGCCCAGCGAAACGACAGCGGCGGGCGGCCGGCGGCGGTCTACGTCAGGGACCCGGACGGCAACGTCCTCTCGAAGCGGTCGCTGCTGGACTCGCTTCGCTACCAGCGGGCGGTCCGGGACAACGAGTCGGTCGCCGCGGCGCTCCCCGACCGGGGCGGCGTCGTCGGCGTCTCGAACCTCGTCGCCAAGCGGTTGGCCGGGAGCCAGTCCGCCTCGCTCGCCGACCAGATCTCGGCGCTCGAATCCGCCAGCGAGAGCGAGGTCAGGGCGACGGTGAAACGGACCCTCTCGAAGGGGTCGCCCGCGCTCGACCTGCTTCCCAAGGAGTACGACCCCGGCACCGCGAGCGCGACGAGTCGCCGGATGGTGTTCCAGTTCCGGTCCGCGGGCGAGGGCGGTGACGGCGGCGAGAGCGGTCGGCGATTCGCCGGAACGCCCGCGACGCGGGCGCTCTACGAGCAGGCCGACGGCGTGGAGACTCACTTCACCATCGGTCCCCACGCCCGGACCGTCTCGAACGAGCAGTTCCAGCAGGACCTCTTCGAGTTGGTGCTTCCCGCCGCGCTGGTAGCTATCTTGGCCGTCCTCGCGTTCTCGTACCGCGACCTCGCGGACGTTATCGTCGGCTTCGTCGGCGTCGTCCTCTCGGTCGTCTGGATGTTCGGCATCCTCGGGTGGCTCGAGATTCCCGCCGGGGTCACACTCATCATCGGCCCGGTCCTCATCGTCGGCCTGAGCGTGGACTACGGACTCCACGTCTTCATGCGCTACCGCGAGGAGCGCGGCGAGGACGAGGGCATCCGCGAACCGATGACGCGGGCGCTGTCGTCGGTCGCGGTCGCGGTCGGACTGGTCACGGTGACGACCGCGGTCGGCTTCCTGTCGAACGTCACCAACGAGTTCGACCTCATAAAGGACCTCGCCGTCGGCATCACGCTCGGCGTGGCTTCGGCGTTCGTCATCTTCGTGACGGTCGTCCCCGCGCTGAAGGTGAGCGTGGACGGGCTGCTCGAACGCGTCGGCTTCGACCGGCGCAAGCAACCGCTGGGCAAGACGCGGCTGCTCGAACCCCCGCTCGCCAGCGGTGCCGACCTCGCGCGGAAGGCCGCGCCGGTCGTCATCGTCCTCGCGCTCGTGGCGGGCGCGGCCAGCGGTCTCGCGTGGACCGAACTCGACCGGAAGGCCTTCCAGCAGGGCGACGGCGACGTGGCCGAGTGGAAGCAGGACCTGCCCGGACCGCTCGCGTGGGAGACCACCGCCTACGACCGCGACAGCGAGTTCGTGAACGAACGCTACCGGTCGCCCGACGAGAGCGACCGGCGCACCTCCCAGATTCTCGTCGAGGGCGACGTGACCGACCCGCGGACGCTCGAACGCCTTCAGAGCGGCCGCGAGCGCGCCGCCGAGAGCGAGGCCGTCTTCGAGCGCGCCGGTGAAGTTCCGTTCGTCTCGCCGGTGACGGTCATGGAGTCGGTCGCCGCCCGAAACGACGCGTTCGCCGAGACGTTCCGGGAGGCCGACACCGACGGCGACGGCGTGCCCGACCGGAATCTCGACGCGGTGTACGCCGCGCTCTACGACACCGCACCCGAGCGCGCGAGTCGGGTCGTCGAACGAACTGACGGCGAGTTCCGGTCGCTCCGGATGGTCGTCCCCATCCAGCCCGACGCGAAGTACGAGACTCAAGCCGACGAGATGCGCGCCGTCGCGGCCGCCGTGGAAAGCGACGGCGACGCGCTGACCGCGACCGCGGTCGGCCCGGCGACCGTCAGCGAGGCCGAGTCGGCCCAGACCGCCGACAGCATCCTGACCACGCTGGTCGTCGCGCTGCTGGCGGTGTTCGTCATGCTGATGGCGGTCTACCGAATCGCCGAGGGGAGCGCCACGCTCGGCGCGATCACGGTCGTCCCCATCGCGCTCGTCACCGCGTTCGTCGTCGGCGGGATGTACCTGCTCGACATCCCGCTGACGCTGTTCACGTCGCTGTTGATGAGTCTGGTCGTCGGGTTGGGCATCGACTACAACATCCACATCAGCGACCGGTTCGCCAGAGAGCTATCCCGCGACGGGGACGCCTATCGCGCGCTCCGCGAGGCCGTGACGGGCACCGGCGGCGCGCTGTTCGGCAGCACGCTGACCTCGACCGGCGCGTTCAGCGCGCTCCTGTTGGCTCCCTCGCCGCAACTCCGGAGCTTCGGCGCGCTGGTCGTCCTCGCGCTGTCGCTGTCGTTCGTCGTGAGCATCTTCGTCCTGCCGAGTCTGCTGTCGGTCTGGACGCGCTACGTCCACGCGACGCCGGAGGGAGCGTCGTCGCCGACCGGCGCGCCGGCCGGACGGCAGGACTGA
- a CDS encoding SDR family NAD(P)-dependent oxidoreductase — translation MSLEQFSVAGRTAIVTGASSGIGQTIAEQFADDGANVVVCSREQENVDPVAEGIEESDREGSALAVECDVTDRDAVEALVDATVEEFGGLDVLVNNAGASFMAPFEDISENGWETIVDINLNGTFHCTQVAGERMREDGGGSVINVASVAGQKGSPHMSHYGAAKAGIINLTSTLSFEWASDDVRVNCIAPGFVATPGVESQMGVSADDIDRREVERRIGTTEEIADLAQFLASPAASYVVGETVTAAGVPRVMETPEV, via the coding sequence GTGAGCCTCGAACAGTTCAGCGTCGCCGGGCGGACCGCCATCGTGACGGGCGCGAGTTCCGGCATCGGGCAGACCATCGCCGAGCAGTTCGCCGACGACGGCGCGAACGTCGTGGTCTGCTCGCGCGAACAGGAGAACGTGGACCCGGTCGCCGAGGGAATCGAGGAGAGCGACCGCGAGGGGTCGGCCTTGGCGGTCGAGTGCGACGTGACCGACCGCGACGCCGTGGAGGCGCTCGTGGACGCGACCGTCGAGGAGTTCGGCGGGCTCGACGTGCTGGTCAACAACGCCGGGGCCAGCTTCATGGCTCCGTTCGAGGACATCAGCGAGAACGGCTGGGAGACCATCGTGGACATCAACCTGAACGGGACGTTCCACTGCACGCAGGTCGCCGGGGAACGGATGCGCGAGGACGGCGGCGGCTCGGTGATAAACGTGGCCAGCGTCGCGGGACAGAAGGGGTCGCCTCACATGAGCCACTACGGCGCGGCGAAGGCGGGTATCATCAACCTCACCTCGACGCTCTCGTTCGAGTGGGCGAGCGACGACGTGCGGGTCAACTGCATCGCGCCGGGGTTCGTCGCCACGCCGGGCGTCGAGAGTCAGATGGGCGTCAGCGCCGACGACATCGACCGCCGCGAGGTCGAACGGCGCATCGGCACCACCGAGGAGATCGCCGACCTCGCCCAGTTCCTCGCCAGTCCCGCGGCGTCGTACGTGGTCGGCGAGACCGTCACCGCGGCGGGCGTGCCCCGCGTCATGGAGACGCCCGAGGTGTGA
- a CDS encoding acyl-CoA dehydrogenase family protein, whose amino-acid sequence MKYDDPQRGREVADRVESFVREEVVPVERDHLGEGRVPDETVRELRELARERDLYAPQVPEEYGGLGMDFRELLPVFEAAGRSLLGPAAIRANAPDEGNMHTLELVGTDEQRERWLRPLAAGEAKSGFSMTEPNPGAGSDPKMIRTTAEKDGDEWVIDGHKWWTTQGSEADVLLVMARTDDEAHPYQGCSIFLVPADTPGVEIVRDIPHLGGGLTGASHAEIRYDDVRVPEENLLGEENAGFAIAQQRLGPARLTHCMRFSGMAERALDVAKAYAAERRAFDGPLSDKQALRFEVAEAETRLHAVRSMVRHAARQIAAGEEARVEVAMSKTFAANVTQDAIDTAVQICGGNGIGKDLPLADFYENVRQFRIIDGADEVHKRVIARNAFEDTDPSEVEHLTRFDSS is encoded by the coding sequence ATGAAGTACGACGACCCCCAGCGGGGCCGGGAGGTAGCCGACCGCGTCGAGAGCTTCGTTCGCGAGGAGGTCGTCCCGGTCGAACGCGACCACCTCGGCGAGGGGCGCGTCCCCGACGAGACCGTGCGAGAACTCCGGGAACTGGCCCGCGAGCGCGACCTGTACGCGCCCCAAGTCCCCGAGGAGTACGGCGGACTCGGGATGGACTTCCGGGAACTGCTCCCCGTCTTCGAGGCGGCCGGTCGGAGCCTCCTCGGTCCGGCGGCCATCCGCGCGAACGCCCCGGACGAGGGTAACATGCACACGCTCGAACTGGTGGGGACCGACGAGCAGAGAGAGCGGTGGCTCCGCCCGCTCGCGGCGGGCGAGGCCAAGTCGGGATTCTCGATGACCGAACCCAATCCGGGCGCGGGTTCGGACCCGAAGATGATTCGGACCACGGCGGAGAAGGACGGCGACGAGTGGGTCATCGACGGTCACAAGTGGTGGACCACGCAGGGAAGCGAGGCCGACGTGCTACTGGTGATGGCGCGGACCGACGACGAGGCCCACCCGTATCAGGGCTGTTCCATCTTCCTCGTGCCCGCCGACACGCCCGGCGTGGAAATCGTCCGCGACATCCCCCATCTCGGCGGCGGTCTCACCGGCGCGAGTCACGCCGAAATTCGCTACGACGACGTCCGCGTGCCCGAGGAGAACCTGCTCGGCGAGGAGAACGCGGGGTTCGCCATCGCCCAACAGCGCCTCGGCCCAGCCCGACTCACCCACTGCATGCGCTTCTCGGGGATGGCCGAGCGTGCGCTCGACGTGGCTAAGGCCTACGCCGCCGAGCGACGGGCGTTCGACGGTCCCCTCTCGGACAAGCAGGCGCTCCGATTCGAAGTCGCGGAGGCCGAGACCCGCCTGCACGCCGTCCGGTCGATGGTCCGACACGCCGCCCGGCAGATAGCCGCGGGCGAGGAGGCCCGCGTCGAGGTGGCGATGAGCAAGACCTTCGCGGCGAACGTCACGCAGGACGCCATCGACACCGCCGTCCAGATATGTGGCGGCAACGGCATCGGGAAGGACCTGCCGCTCGCGGACTTCTACGAGAACGTCCGGCAGTTCCGCATCATCGACGGCGCGGACGAGGTTCACAAGCGAGTCATCGCGCGGAACGCGTTCGAGGACACGGACCCGAGCGAGGTCGAACACCTGACGCGGTTCGACTCCTCGTAG
- a CDS encoding phosphotransferase family protein, whose product MTDDERDYFERLVDQNALREYLADRLGAVEDYAVRHHEEGHSNETLFVTWGDRELVVRRPPPGETADTAHDVLREYRVMDALQDTAVPLPTTVLACEDHAVLGSDFYVMERVEGDVLRESEPDRFGTADARRGVGEELVDTLAAIHAVDYEAVGLGEFGRPAGYTERQVERWTKQLDWAFGRTADERAVPELREVGDWLADECPTDRERALVHGDYKLDNVLFAPGTPPELAAVLDWEMATLGDPLADLGWMLSYWRDPGDPDPATPELTATFMAAEEYPTRRELVERYERATGIEYDHDRFYRALAVYKLAALGEMFYRRYLEGNSDDPLYPKMERRVPDLAERALRIIDGDEPL is encoded by the coding sequence ATGACAGACGACGAACGAGACTATTTCGAACGACTGGTCGATCAGAACGCGCTCCGAGAGTACCTCGCGGACCGATTGGGAGCGGTCGAAGACTACGCCGTCAGACACCACGAGGAGGGCCACTCGAACGAGACGCTGTTCGTGACGTGGGGCGACCGGGAACTCGTCGTCCGGCGGCCACCTCCCGGCGAGACGGCCGACACCGCCCACGACGTGCTCCGGGAGTACCGCGTGATGGACGCGCTTCAGGACACCGCCGTCCCGCTTCCGACGACCGTGCTGGCCTGCGAGGACCACGCCGTCCTCGGGAGCGACTTCTACGTGATGGAGCGCGTCGAAGGCGACGTCCTCCGCGAGAGCGAACCCGACCGCTTCGGGACGGCCGACGCCCGCCGCGGCGTCGGCGAGGAGTTGGTCGATACGCTCGCGGCGATTCACGCCGTGGACTACGAGGCGGTCGGACTCGGCGAGTTCGGCCGCCCCGCGGGGTACACCGAGCGGCAGGTCGAGCGCTGGACCAAGCAACTCGACTGGGCGTTCGGGCGGACCGCCGACGAGCGAGCGGTGCCGGAACTGCGGGAGGTCGGCGACTGGCTCGCCGACGAGTGCCCGACCGACCGCGAACGCGCGCTGGTTCACGGCGACTACAAACTCGACAACGTGCTGTTCGCGCCGGGCACGCCCCCGGAACTGGCCGCGGTGCTCGACTGGGAGATGGCGACGCTCGGCGACCCGCTGGCGGACCTCGGGTGGATGCTGTCGTACTGGCGCGACCCCGGCGACCCGGACCCCGCCACGCCCGAACTGACTGCCACGTTCATGGCGGCCGAGGAGTACCCGACTCGGCGGGAATTGGTCGAGCGCTACGAGCGCGCGACCGGCATCGAGTACGACCACGACCGGTTCTACCGGGCGCTCGCGGTGTACAAGCTCGCCGCGCTGGGCGAGATGTTCTACCGGCGGTACCTCGAAGGCAACAGCGACGACCCGCTGTACCCGAAGATGGAACGCCGAGTGCCGGACCTCGCCGAACGCGCGCTGCGAATCATCGACGGCGACGAACCGCTCTGA
- a CDS encoding 3-hydroxyacyl-CoA dehydrogenase/enoyl-CoA hydratase family protein, with protein MTVSDIQSVTVLGAGNMGHGIAEVAAMAGYDVTMRDVEADLVEDGYDDIEWSLEKLAEKDRLDESVEEVLARIDTTTDLEAAVAEADFVIEAAPERMDLKKGIFGDLDEFAPDDAILASNTSSLSITEMATATSRPEQVVGMHFFNPPVRMDLVEVIYGEETSDDTAETAYEFVESLGKTPIYVRKDVNGFVVNTVLGPFTGEPAWTVSNGEAEIREADAAMVHRRGYPMGPFELADLTGIDVGYHVREEAGRPIPPITEQKVEDDELGRKTGTGFYDYEDGDGADYEPGDGEEFDTLRVEARMINEAARLVGDGVATPDEVDTGVKLGLGFPEGICRRADKIGLDAVLDKLRTLHEETGDDRFAPDDYLVELVESGKTGEDAGAGFHEYGDSGGDGPGDYRLLNYDLSDDGLLEVELDRPERMNALSADLLGEIDDLLSSVDADEVRCVTFEGAGDRAFSAGADIGGFADLEPTDAMDVTPAFETVNDFERPVIAKIDGYCLGAGLELALACDLRIATEDSQFGSPEIGLGLIPGGGGTQRLLRVLGETRAKELVFRGNRIDADRAEDWGLVNRAVPESEFEDTVSEFVADVLEGPPVGLKVAKKVMNEGADASLDAALAMESQGFGLLMSTDDVREGTAAFRDDRDPEFTGE; from the coding sequence ATGACCGTTTCTGACATCCAGAGCGTGACCGTCCTCGGAGCGGGGAACATGGGCCACGGCATCGCGGAGGTCGCCGCGATGGCCGGGTACGACGTGACGATGCGAGACGTCGAGGCGGACCTCGTCGAGGACGGCTACGACGACATCGAGTGGAGTCTGGAGAAACTGGCCGAGAAAGACCGACTCGACGAGTCCGTCGAGGAGGTACTGGCACGCATCGACACTACGACCGACCTCGAAGCCGCGGTCGCGGAGGCGGACTTCGTAATCGAGGCCGCGCCCGAGCGGATGGACCTCAAGAAGGGCATCTTCGGCGACCTAGACGAGTTCGCGCCCGACGACGCGATACTGGCGTCGAACACCTCCAGTCTGAGTATCACCGAGATGGCGACCGCGACTTCCCGGCCCGAGCAGGTGGTGGGGATGCACTTCTTCAACCCGCCGGTGCGGATGGACCTCGTGGAGGTCATCTACGGCGAGGAGACCAGCGACGACACCGCCGAGACGGCCTACGAGTTCGTGGAGTCGCTCGGCAAGACGCCCATCTACGTCCGGAAGGACGTGAACGGCTTCGTCGTCAACACGGTCCTCGGGCCGTTCACCGGCGAACCCGCATGGACGGTTTCGAACGGTGAGGCCGAGATACGCGAGGCCGACGCCGCGATGGTTCACCGCCGAGGCTACCCGATGGGTCCCTTCGAACTCGCGGACCTCACCGGCATCGACGTGGGCTATCACGTTCGAGAAGAGGCGGGCCGACCGATTCCGCCGATTACGGAGCAGAAAGTCGAGGACGACGAACTCGGCCGGAAGACAGGGACGGGATTCTACGACTACGAGGACGGCGACGGCGCGGACTACGAACCCGGCGACGGCGAGGAGTTCGACACCCTGCGCGTCGAGGCCCGGATGATAAACGAGGCCGCGCGACTCGTCGGCGACGGCGTGGCCACGCCCGACGAGGTCGATACCGGGGTCAAACTCGGTCTCGGTTTCCCGGAGGGCATCTGCCGGCGGGCTGACAAAATCGGCCTCGACGCGGTCCTCGACAAACTCCGGACCCTCCACGAGGAGACCGGCGACGACCGGTTCGCGCCCGACGACTACCTCGTGGAACTGGTCGAGTCGGGGAAGACGGGCGAAGACGCCGGCGCGGGCTTCCACGAGTACGGCGATTCGGGCGGCGACGGACCGGGCGACTACCGCCTGCTGAACTACGACCTGTCCGACGACGGCCTCCTCGAAGTCGAACTCGACCGGCCCGAACGCATGAACGCGCTCTCGGCGGACCTGCTGGGCGAGATAGACGACCTGCTCTCGTCGGTGGACGCCGACGAGGTTCGCTGTGTTACCTTCGAGGGCGCGGGCGACCGGGCGTTCAGCGCCGGGGCCGACATCGGCGGATTCGCCGACTTGGAACCGACCGACGCGATGGACGTGACGCCCGCGTTCGAGACGGTCAACGACTTCGAGCGTCCGGTAATCGCCAAAATCGACGGCTACTGCCTCGGCGCTGGACTGGAACTCGCGCTGGCCTGCGACCTCCGTATCGCGACCGAGGACTCCCAGTTCGGGTCGCCCGAAATCGGGCTCGGACTCATCCCCGGCGGCGGCGGCACGCAGCGTCTGCTCCGAGTCCTCGGCGAGACGCGGGCCAAGGAACTCGTGTTCCGAGGCAATCGCATCGACGCCGACCGCGCCGAGGATTGGGGACTGGTCAACCGCGCCGTCCCCGAATCGGAGTTCGAGGACACCGTCTCCGAGTTCGTGGCGGACGTGCTGGAGGGGCCGCCGGTCGGACTCAAAGTCGCCAAGAAGGTGATGAACGAGGGCGCGGACGCCAGCCTCGACGCCGCCCTCGCGATGGAGAGTCAGGGCTTCGGCCTGCTGATGAGCACCGACGACGTGCGCGAGGGGACCGCGGCGTTCCGCGACGACCGCGACCCCGAGTTCACCGGGGAGTGA